One window of the Nocardia huaxiensis genome contains the following:
- a CDS encoding riboflavin synthase translates to MFTGIVEELGEIVGTEQLDDAARLTIRGPKVTSDAGHGDSIAVNGVCLTVVDEQVDGDTFTVDVMGETLNRSSIGALGVGSRVNLERAAAVNSRLGGHIVQGHVDGTGAIVSRTPYENWEVVRISLPDKLARYVIEKGSITVDGISLTVSAVGVADEAAADGSKDWFEVSLIPTTRALTTLGTAPVGTVVNLEADVIAKYVERLVQRG, encoded by the coding sequence ATGTTCACAGGCATCGTGGAGGAGCTGGGCGAGATCGTCGGCACCGAACAGCTCGACGACGCGGCCCGGCTCACGATTCGCGGCCCCAAGGTGACCTCCGATGCCGGGCACGGTGATTCGATCGCGGTCAACGGCGTCTGCCTGACCGTCGTCGACGAGCAGGTCGACGGCGACACCTTCACCGTGGATGTCATGGGCGAGACCCTCAACCGTTCCAGCATCGGCGCGCTCGGCGTCGGCTCCCGCGTGAACCTGGAACGCGCCGCGGCCGTCAACAGCCGCCTCGGCGGGCACATCGTGCAGGGGCACGTCGACGGCACCGGCGCCATCGTCTCCCGCACCCCCTACGAGAACTGGGAGGTGGTGCGAATCTCGTTGCCCGACAAGCTGGCTCGCTATGTCATCGAAAAGGGCTCGATCACTGTCGACGGCATCTCGCTGACCGTCTCCGCCGTGGGCGTGGCCGACGAGGCGGCCGCCGACGGCAGCAAGGACTGGTTCGAGGTCTCGCTGATTCCGACCACGCGCGCGCTCACCACGCTGGGCACCGCGCCGGTCGGGACGGTCGTGAACCTCGAGGCGGATGTCATCGCCAAGTACGTCGAACGGCTCGTCCAGCGCGGCTGA
- a CDS encoding ArsR/SmtB family transcription factor: MTDVQAKLAELEARIEALEGARAPEDPARGFVHYGGEVDFGGEITWNIRYSAAAVLGLPAEARVEVLAALGHPVRQALVRMLLDGPRTGTELADGVGLGSTGQLYHHIRALTAAKIVEQHGRGAYRIPAPKVVPVLVLLTAAADIAELLR; encoded by the coding sequence CAAGCTCGCCGAACTCGAAGCGCGCATCGAGGCGCTCGAGGGTGCTCGCGCTCCCGAGGATCCCGCGCGCGGGTTCGTCCACTACGGCGGCGAGGTCGATTTCGGCGGCGAGATCACCTGGAACATTCGCTACAGCGCGGCGGCGGTGCTGGGCCTGCCCGCCGAGGCGCGGGTGGAAGTGCTTGCCGCGCTGGGGCATCCGGTGCGGCAGGCGCTGGTGCGGATGCTGCTCGACGGCCCGCGCACCGGCACCGAGCTGGCCGACGGTGTGGGTCTGGGTTCCACCGGCCAGCTCTACCACCACATCCGCGCGCTCACCGCGGCCAAGATCGTCGAACAGCATGGCCGCGGCGCCTACCGGATCCCGGCGCCGAAAGTCGTTCCGGTGCTGGTGTTGCTGACCGCCGCGGCCGACATCGCGGAGCTGCTGCGCTGA